A segment of the Epinephelus fuscoguttatus linkage group LG23, E.fuscoguttatus.final_Chr_v1 genome:
ttctttcaaaactattttaaagattattttcatggctttttgcctttcttTAATAGGTCAGATGTtgagcatgaaagggggagagagaggaaacggcatacagcaaagggccacaggctggaatcaaacccgcagccgctgcggcaaggacatAGTCTTTCTACACAAGACGCCCCCTCTGACCAGTGAGCTACTGGGTGTCCTGAATGCTCTGTTTTTCTATAAAATCACCCAAAAATCCCATAAATTAAGCGATCCAACATCATTCATTATGCATCAGCATTAATTATAAGATATTCTCAGAcaagaaaatttaaattaaatgacaGGCCTAGTTTTGTGACTATGACATTTTGACCACCAGAGACAGGCTTACAGATACACTAGCAAGATGTCAAACAAAAAGTCAAGCATCTGGAAGTTTcaaaatttgcaaaaaaaaaaaaaaccctcaaaaagACAAGTGTCAGATATGCCAAAGCAAACTGGCATTTCACAACTCTACAACTCTGCTCTTTAagctatggaagcccatttccgccacttgatggaaaaaaaaataagatctaataagtcaaaataatgacttactaagtCAAAAAAAATGAGAtgctaagtcaaaataatgagatactaagtcaaaattatgagatactaagtaaaattaatgagatactaagtcaaaataatgagatatgaagtcaaaattatgagatactaagtcaaaattatgagatactaagtcaaaataatgagatgcCAAGTCCAATAATGAGGTGAATGAGTACAGTTTCAGCCTTCGACAATCCATACTCTTCATCTCTCAGTCACGATGGATAACATCATTGAGGGATACTAACTCAAAACAGTGAGGTCATAACTCATGTACATCGGATATGCCACACATGATGTGACGTATGGGGTATGTTTGGCTACTTAAGTAGTCTACAAATAgtgttgattttaagtgttctgTTTGGCTAAGACATAAAgttaattatacaacagttagttccgaccgagtaatttgattggacgagaagCATTCCATGAGCGCTGATATAGAGTATgacatcactgggacttgtaacagtaaaatcactccacTCACaggtgttaaaaatataaacacaaccgttaattaaccaactgtcacactcgctacactgacacaaactgacactagcgttacaccaagaaaatggatattttccccaaaattacatttgaattaaattatgagtggtcgtcaggagagcCAGGagtcttctgtgcagacctccaggcaggggcgtcgtttcagcaaaagctaaggtatggcaatatgacatgacatcacagagctactgaggatggagtttcaaaaatatgaacttatataaaacttcactttggtcgttgacctgtcagaagtacatactatgctactgaaaactgtttcaaaggacatgaagctgtttctcacatacataatacctcatgtctgcatgtaatgcacgacttggtgagagcagtgaaaacatcggaCCTATTTCGGtgcatatttcagcaccacggactcAGCGAGCGgacgtttaattatcattatttaacttcacagaaaagggcggcacggtggtgtggtggttagcactctcgcctcacagcaagagggttgccggttcgatcccgggcgtgggagcccttctgtgcggagtttgcatgttctccccgtgtcaatgtgggttctctccgggcactccggcttcctcccacagtccaaagacatgcagattggggactaggttaattgataactctaaattgtccataggtgtgaatgtgagttgtgttgtttgtctctatgtatcagccctgtgatagtctggcgacctgtccagggtgtaccctgcctctcacccgatgtcagctgggataggctccagcccccccacgaccctcaagaggatgaagccgttagaagatgaatgaatgaatgaatgaagtcataattttgacttattatctcattattttgacttagtatctcataattttgacttaacaagtcattattttgacttagtatctcataattttgacttagtatctcattattttgacttagcaggtcattattttgacttagtatttcataattttgacttagtatctcattatttttacttattaagtcataattttgacttagtaaatcataattttgacttactatctcattattttgagttaatagatcttatttttttccatcaagtgGCGGAAATGGGTATTAATCCGATATCAATATTGCAACAATATTGTAGGGCTGACCACTGTTGCTTTCcaacatatttacacaatgagatttttgataaataatcatcagtaatgtggatataatgacaaaGCAGGTAAAGACAAATGATAGATCAACTAGAACAGTCCTGTTGAGTTCAGAAAATTCCGTCACgtcactgtaatgcagcctttcaaaccaggaaaacacaatattacaatatccaaaaccTAAGATATCTAGTTTAATATCatgatatcaatataatatagaTATGTTACGCAGCCTTATTacaatgttggaaaaaaaatctaatttaaaactgttttggGGTAAATTTTGCTTCATAaatccaaaaaataaaacatttgtattgcttaaataatgaaaacaatctgAAAGTTTCCCTTGCATGTGCTTTATATGCATTCAGGGTGAAACTTGACATGAGGCATCTTTTAGTTCATCTTTACTAACTCTTGTACTTACCCTACTCCTGTTGTTACTCTATTAGACACTGGGTTTTGCTTCTGCTCCTTAAAAACACTTCTATCTTGTATATTTTGCTAGATACTTAATACTCTAttgttctaaaactgggcccagtgagtgaccctgacctggggaacccactggttgtctgGTTGTTACTCACTGTGAATCGTtaaaattgtggttactgtacttagtgttactgtaatttgaaacattctctggcacaagaatttccttcagataaataaaattctattgaactgaactgaattgatgtgtttcatcattaaatattaaaaaatgagaCATATTTTATCCTGACAAACACAACTGGTGTGAGTGCAGGTCTTAAGATGTCTCCTAACTCAACACTCAGAGggactttacattttaatacaacattTTTAGAATTAAGGAACAAAATTGATCAGATTTATACAACCTACAATTAAACTGAATTTTCTGTAATTCTGTGTGTGCATTGGTAGATAATCATTTGCATCTATAATTAGGGATGGGCATATAAATACCACAATATCAATACTATAGATACTACAATTTCATTTTGATGATCAATCCTAGTGTCAATAGGACTGATACCAAAAAAGGGATGAGTTTCTCTCTTGTACGTCCTTTTCAAAATTGGTTATTCTGGCCCTCTATTAACTGGTGTCAGATCAAAACCAAATTTTGTAGTATCCCCCACCCCTACCTACAACATTAATACAACTTATGCAATATGCACTGAAAAAATGTGTGacttaaaatgacacaaaaggtgttttattgctgtttttgttggagAGGTTATttctaatttttgtttttatatttatttatatctcCACAACACTACCTAACTATTGGGACTGCCGATGTTCATAGATCTAGACAGATCTGTAGACAGATTTTAATCCACTTCACCTTATTTTAAACCAGATGATCCTTCACCTGACTGCAACCTTTATGTAAAGCCTCATATTCCCTCCAGAGATTAATCCATGTGTGCCTTCAGTGTATTGAGTGAAACTGTTAATTTAATACCAATAATTTGACAATCTTTACGCAGGGTTTGGTCCACTGATGCTTGGCAGAAGTCACATGAATATATTTCCTCTAATCTCCCATGTGCAAATGAAGTGTAACATGTTTGCATTAAAGCTGACAGATGCTAACAGGATCCCTAACCTGATTAATAAGAAAATTATCCTAAGACTGATTAATGAGCTACTGAGATCAGTAGGATTGAACCGGCCAGCAGATCATTAATTCCTTGTCCTGGAGTCACTCTGCCCGTGTATCCATGTCTAGGGGCGTTTTCATTATGTCTTGTCCTGGCAAGAGGTCGAAGAGGATAACCTATAGGTGCAGccatgtctgttttaattacatGGGCATTAACTGGTCGGGAATCTCTATAGCTTTGCATCCCGACATGTCCTCTTGGCCAAATGTAGAGGCACATGTGATACAGATTGTTATCACTGATTTTGCAGAGTGACTTTAAAAGCTAAGACGATCATTTCTTGGCATCTTGCTGTCTGTTGTCTCGCTCCACATCCACTCCCCTCATCACCTCCTCCGGGGTCTGGCTCCATCTCCACCAGATCCGTCCTATCAAATAACCTATCCTTGCTTGTTTGCTCACTGCAGTCATCCTGGCAGTCAATGTATCCTCAGGCTAAGCCAAACAAGCTGATCAGCCAGTCACCTCTGTACACACTACCCCCCACTAAGAGGCTAATGGCCGGGACGTATAATCCTtctcaaaacaactacagagatgCTAATTGTATCTCGCTATAAATACAGGTTGACTCCTTGTCCTCTTTCTTTATTTGGCCCTCCTCTGGAAACTAGGAGCCGCCGTCTGTTCTCTGAAGCATTTTCCCAAATACCAGGAACGAGTCAGTTGCATAAGAGAGGCTGTAAACTTGCCATCATATCAAAAAATCGGAGCGAGCGCACGGAGCGTTACGCACGGTTGGATACACCTCTCCTTGCGCCTTGTGAACACTTCACAGCCTCTCTGGTGAGCTGCTGAGATCTAACCGAGATGTTCCCACTGCCCATGTTCACCCCGGACCAGGTGGCTCGGGTGTGCGAGAACCTGGAGGAGACCGGGGACATTGAGCGCCTGGGCAGGTTCCTCTGGTCCCTCCCCGCCGCCGTGCCGGGTTCCGCCGGGGAGGCGCTGAACCGACACGAGTCCGTGATGCGAGCGAGAGCGCTGGTCGCCTTCCACGGTGGGAACTTCGAGGCTCTCTACCAGATCCTCCAGAGCCACCGCTTTACGCGCGAGTCGCACGCCAAGCTGCAGGACCTGTGGCTGGACGCGCACTACCGGGAGGCGGAGAGGCTCCGGGGGCGGCCGCTAGGCCCCGTGGAGAAGTACCGGATCCGCAAGAAGTTCCCTCTGCCTCGCACCATCTGGGACGGCGAGCAGAAGACGCACTGCTTTAAGGTAAACACCAAGTCTGGATACGTGTTTTAATGTCACTCATATGGCTGCTGGGGACCCCGGTGCAACCCACGTGCTCCCTCCGGACCTCAAGTTTCATCTTATAAAcatatatttacattaatttgGAAACTTGCACACTCTCTCCTGTAAATGCGCTTTTTAACCTGCTGTAACAGGCAGCCTGGTCTTTGAGCTCTTAAGATGATAATGCCCAGAGCTGTGGTTATCCTCCTGCCGTAAACTACTTTACACATGGTGGCCTGGTGCAAGATCAGGGGTCCCATACAGAGCTGGGCAATAACTGGTGACCAGGATATCCATGCACTGACATAGTGTTCAACTTCTCATGTAGCCTACactctttttttaataacacaTGAGTAGGCCTCTGTCACACACTTTAATTTACTTGTATGTTTTATATGCTCTGGTGTTAACTGGTGACACCAACTGTGGTGTGACTGTTTTAATCTGCTTTTAGTCTATTATATTTGCTGCAGCATTCACTGTGCGTTGCTGCAAAGGCCAGATTTCCCCACAAGACTCTGTTTGAGtttgatattatttttatttagcaGCAAATATTTAACTGGCTATCAGCTCAGACCTGCAGGAGTTTACATGAGCCATCTATCTGCTACTCAGGAGCCAATAAAGAGACGTTTATTCCATGTTTAAAGGGCAGCATTTTCAGTGCATCACCTGCTGTACAGAAACATTTCCATTGTCAGTGTCACAAGATCATTAGTGGCTCTTTTGGGAGCAAACACACtctattttttccatttaaagTTAGAATAACACCACTAATTGGTTCAATTTCACAGAGTTCAAAGATTCACTTAGTACAATAGTGAATTTCAGAGAGCAGGGAAGGTGTGTGCTTCAATGTGTGATCTCCCTCCTGTGGCAGGGTGCAGTATTGTTCCTACCTGTGGTTAATCTGTAATGCCACACCTCAGGAGGGACGGTGTCTCCAGCAGCCTATTAAGCCCTTTAACATGATCCAATTTAGTGCCTATAAATTATACTTCTAATGTAGATTTTAAATCGTGTGCTGCATTCATAAATCCAGTCTAATAAGATTACACTGAGCATCATATGAGAGTGATAAAGATTATTGTGGTTTAATAGGATGATATCAAAACACCATATGGTGTCTTGTCAAAGTGCTGCTCCATGATGATAATAATGGTGTACTTTGTATTGTCTACGCAACAGGAAGGGATGTTATGATACATGAATGGTAGCCtaaatgttttgtatgtttctttgtgttctCCAGGAAAGAACTCGCAGTTTGTTGAGAGAGTGGTATCTCCAAGATCCGTATCCCAACCCGTCCAGAAAACGCCACCTGGCCCAGGCCACGGGGCTCACGCCCACACAGGTCGGCAACTGGTTCAAGAACCGCCGCCAAAGAGACCGTGCTGCATCCGCAAAGAACAGGTATGTCAAGAAATGTGGAAGATTATGCTGATTGTGAATACAAAGAGCAAAAGAGGACGAAAACCAGGCTCGTGGTGCCTTAAAATTTGCTGTTAACTTGAGTTATAGGTTCAGTTTGCTGCAGAAATACTTTCTGAGAAGCAGACTCAGTTGGCCTTTGGTAAAATAGATAAGGTCtgttaaaaatgtctgtgataAATACTAATATTTGTCTGGAGGGGAGCGAAACACAGTGAAAAAGACTCCAATCTGGGACCGCAGTCTCATCTTTCTCATATCTCCCTCCACCCAGAATGCAGCAGGACCCTTCCCTCCTGCCCTCGGAGAGCTCACCTGACAGCTCCCTTCAAGAGCGCCGCCATCACCCCCACTTGTTGCCTCCCTCCCCTCGCCACCTGGGCAGCCCCGAGGCCAGCGACTGTAGCACAGAGAACGAGCGCAGAGGAACAGGAGCCTCCACCCCGGAGATCTCTGTCAGCAGCGACAGCGAGTTTGAGTCCTGAGACGATGGACTCTTTTCACGGACTCGTTCCATCTGTCATCAGGCGTGTTAAAGACACTGGCTGTGGACACACTGGAGATGTTCTCAGCGGGAGGAGGACGAGGCCACTTGATGTGGTCGTGAGTGGACGCTGTACGGCAATGATATGCAAAAACAACATGCACTTAAAAAAGCACCATGGCACGTGACCTCGACTGTTATATGAATTAGTTTACTGCCGACCATGGTCTTTAGTTAATGTGAATgttaatattttcagttttgatACTGGCTTCAGTAAATATTTTTGGATAGATCATTTTCTAATAGTCATTATCTAAGCTACAGGATTCAACTGTATGGAAATCATGAGGACACAACGAACAATGCCTTGAGTAGGCTATTAATACATGtgattacatttacatgcacattaaTAACTTGATTATCTTCAGGTTACGGTAAAATATGCCGACTGTGGAAAGTGTTAATCGCCTTGTTTCAAACATTAAATTAACTGTCAGCATAAGGATAACCTAGATGCATGTACAAATAAATGTCCAAAATCCACATATTTAAAGGCAATAGCAAAAAAATTTGTTGGCAAGCTATGATAATGTTTAAAATTGCACTGTCTTTACCTTAATCTTGTTATTCAGTGTGATCAGGTTataatgtgcatgtaaacatagtgaACAATTAAACACATCTCACTGCCTTAAAAAGGAACTAAGGGCATCACTCTTCAACAATGCAAAAACTACTAATAATTTAAGTTTAGACAGACTTAATGTAACTAATGATGCACACGTGCTGCTTAAAATACAAAGCATTTTGTTACCAGCTGCGTTTTACCTGTTCACTTCTCTTTCTGGTTACTGTGTGAAATACGTAGGGCTTTTTGTAAACGCTCCTGAGCTGCTCTGTTGATAAATTCCCGCAGGAGCTAGAGGCAGAAAAGACGAGACAGCGAGAATGTAAAGCACTGATCGGTCTTAACTCAATGTGCCTATTACATTTGAGAACAGTGAGACCTGGTCGGATATGACTGTGTTGCACGTCAGAACGACACGCTCAAAGGTCTACTGTTTGCTGTCTTCCTTACAACCATCACTTCTCAGAACACATCACTACATTTCAATGAAAAGATgtattttgttaatgttttgtgtAAATAAATGAACCTATTTTTATCCAAAGTTTTACTGACTCACTTTATTTATAGGCTCAAAACTGTATGGTGTGCCAGGACTCGAGCCATGGGCCATGTACCATCCATAAAttacaatgatgtctacatttTAACTGACGGAGAATCCTCAAATTGGCTCCATGAACACAGGGTCTCCACACAGGGAAGAACATAAACTGTGCAACCAGAATTTATCCAAAACTCCAACTGTCAAGATTGAACCCTGAACAGAATTGTTTAATATCTTGTCCTGTATCACGCAAGCTAATGTGGGTGCACTGCCAAACAACATTTGAAGCATTTATAGCATTTTATTGCTGAAAATTATCCTTGAATTACTTAATGTTTCACTgggaaaggttttttttatttttgtttttatttaagtcCACTGAACGTAAAGGGCAACAACAAGGGAACACAGTCTGTGTAAaaggatttaggggcatatattggcagaaatgtaatatataataataagtatattttctttagtgtataatcatctgaaaataagaattgccATCGGCACAACacaaagagacctctgcagataattcagttCATTGTAAAAACCTCTtcaatgtctggatcttaagttatgaGAGAAAAAACGTGAGCACGCATTAAGAAGTGACAAGCCAAACAGCGGATTTGTAACCTTAAACttctttgttcagtgttttttaatttaatttggctcccaataaaaacctcctgaacagagAACACTGAGGGAAAGCAAAAGAGGAGTTCatgctggttgcagtctgcaatcctcaccgctagatgccactaaatcccataAATCCTTCACAGTGCTCTTTTAATTCAGATCAAAATCAAGCCCAAGATTAATAATTCAGGTATCATAACGTATCAACAACTACATTAAAATTGGGGAACCATCATTATTCACATATGCTGCATATCTATAGTCTCAACTACTTCTGTTCTATCTAATTACCTTGTCACTTATACTTTAAGGCTATGAAAAATCTTTGTACAATATAGCCACAGATGACTGGCCAAAAATCAGTGGGCCACTGCTGGTACCATGTGTTGCTCCATTTGCTGACACGCATTTATGTTTAATAACCAAAGCAGAGCTACAATTGCAATATACTGTACCAGACAGTGGTGGCACACCTCTGAGCTCAAACTGAGCACAGACAAAACTatgatacacacatacacaaacaataTACTCTATAATAAGCTAGTCTTTCTTTAGCTCACTACATCAGAAATACCACATCGCTGTCAGTGGTTCAAAACCTTTCCTGTAATGGCCTTCCGTATCTCACCACTGTTCATGAGCCTTTCTCACATTTAGTCAAGGAagggaaagcacaggtgtaaccaATAACACTAATGATGGCCTAGCTCCTTTAATTTATGCAAGCAATGCAGCAATTAATTATGCAAGCAGTTACACCTGCTTAAGTTTCAACCCTCATTTGCCACATTTGATGTGGTCCACATGAAAGCAAACTATTTAATCTTACACAGCCAGCAGACGCAGACACAACAGTATTCAGTTTTTAGCCAAATCACGGATGTAAAGCCAATATTCACCCTAACTTAAGCTCTGTCTGCAGCTGCTAGCTTAAATGCTACACTAGCTAACTTAACATAGACAACTTTATCTGTTGTAAGGCAGGTAAAGAGGTAATGATAAAATATAATGGttttaacataacttttcacTGACTAACATTTAAGCACGACTTTATTTCTATATATAGTAGTTTCCACATTCACTGTTATGACGTTTGCACTGGTGATTAGCATAACCTAAAAGTAGCTAGCTAGATGCTTTTTCTAAAGATGAACACAAgccaaactaaaacaaaacaaaaaagacttaCCGGTGTTTTGAGGATATTTCCAGGTCAAAAAATATATTCGTCAACACATTTTGAACAAAACTATTATTTCTGCTGCACAATGAAGAAGTTGTTGATGAGTTGCGACTGTTTCCtgaaacaaagatggaggccgGAAGTGACATACCTTCTTGCTCGTTCTGTAGTCCAACGGGCGTTAACGGTAGAAGATAAGAGGTCAGAAACGACGCCTCCTAGCTGGTATTATAATTTACAACGCCCAAAAGGTTATTTTGTGAAATAATACAGATGCTAATTGAACCTATTAATAAAAGTACAATTAATGTCTCTTTTAGATATCGCCTTCAATATGGGAAGTAATTTAAAAACCTGTATTGAAGGACTACAGAAATACAGGATGGTACTCTACATTTCAGATTGATTTAGCAACCGttttttatcttcttttttttattagaatAAGAAGGGGGAAAATGCCTCCCTTAAGAACAAAGCCAATTTactgaaaaatttaaaaaaaaatatttggaatAGATTTTAGCATGTCCAGGATGCCGATGCATAAACCAACAGACTGTTCATAGTTGACGCACGCAATGCAAGCGAGCgacacacttcctttcatagtcaacacattgGAAGCAAGCAACGCGGgcgacacttgaaatgcaatacattGCTCGCACAatagggggtagcagagtcagtgcagggcactagaactgtcatataaatgggggtGTGCCCGTACTAGTTcgcaaagtttttcctcctcgcCCGCCGTATTTTATACTTGCTTCTTCTGTAAATAACAAAAAGAGGTTAATTTCAAGTACGTCACTTGCATTATTACCCCAGCTGGCAACGCATGGTATTACATAAGTCGTGTATCAAAAAAATgaacaacacattttgagacgCAAGCACGCATCATGGCGGCCAATGCATTCGTGTCTGTGTGCCTTTGCATCGACTATGAAGTCGGCCCTAGGTGTATTGGTGTATCGTGGTATGTCTGTTGGAGTAACGTATTTTAGGATATGTTGTGATGTATGTATTGTGGTATTTGTCCTATGGTATGTGTATTGTACCCAGTGATGGTAGTGTCGGCAGCCAGAATCAAGCCAACTGATTCGGCCTGATTCTGGGGCATCATTCATACCAAGTCTCAGCTGAGTCAAGCGACTGGGTGCGGCCCAGCTAATTTCATTTGGCATGCCGAGTTTGGGCcgatgctgggccaggtcatttctGGTAACGGCCCAGTAATGGCAGTGTCGGCTGATCTGGACTGTGTATCATACATTTGGACTGGTTTTTACTTGTACGTCATGGATAATTGATCATTTATATTACACACTGAGATAGGATTTTGTAAGACAGATATTTGGTAATTActattatacacatatacatggGTTATT
Coding sequences within it:
- the six7 gene encoding SIX homeobox 7; this translates as MFPLPMFTPDQVARVCENLEETGDIERLGRFLWSLPAAVPGSAGEALNRHESVMRARALVAFHGGNFEALYQILQSHRFTRESHAKLQDLWLDAHYREAERLRGRPLGPVEKYRIRKKFPLPRTIWDGEQKTHCFKERTRSLLREWYLQDPYPNPSRKRHLAQATGLTPTQVGNWFKNRRQRDRAASAKNRMQQDPSLLPSESSPDSSLQERRHHPHLLPPSPRHLGSPEASDCSTENERRGTGASTPEISVSSDSEFES